Genomic DNA from Setaria italica strain Yugu1 chromosome V, Setaria_italica_v2.0, whole genome shotgun sequence:
TAACGTACAGGAAATGCTGCAGCTAGATTGGAATGAGTAGTGTGCAGTGTGCCTGAGGTACAGTATGGATGAGACAATACTCTTGTAATGTGGTTTATCACAAAATTTTGTTGTTCTACACATTTGCACACTTTGGAATAAATAACTTTCCTTTGCTGATCACTAGAGATGAAATGGTCTTACATGCAGTGACTCCAAGTGAATCCTCATGGCACTTAgtaatctattttttttatttgtgttaGTATCATAATATGAGGAATGTCAGTCTGTCAGACTTCATTTGAGTTTCAGAATTCTTCACAATCACAATGGAGTTGGACAAACAAATCAAAGACAATCACTATCTTCTGTTGTATTCAAGTAACAAGGATCATCGCATCAGTGTTCAAAGTCGAACGCCCTGTGCGCCTCTTCTTCCATCAGCTCCGGGCTCAGTCTGACCATGAGAATGCAGAACTCCATCTGATCCAGCGCTCCATCCCCGTCCAGGTCCCCTTCCCTCATCATCTCCAGGAGCTCATCGTCCCGGAGCTCGCCTAGCCCGAGCATCGGTGCGTTCCGCTTCAGGCTGTGGAAGGTGATCTTGCCTGTGCTGGGCTCCATCAGCAGCTGGAACCCCTTGCAGAGCTCCTGAATCAGCCCGTCCACTCCGAGCTTCCTCGCCATCACCGGCAGGAAGTCCTGAAACTGCAGGGAGGAGCCCTTGTCTGAGCCCGTACTGGAATTATCCCGCGAGATCATGGTGAAGATTGGAGATCTGGGAATGCTTTGCAAGATTTGTGCGTGGGATTTGACAGATTGTAGTTGATGGGTAATGGAGGAGGTAGGTGTTTATATAAGGCATGGTGGTAGGAGACCGCGGAGTCCTTGAGGTTCTTGGAAGCAGTCTCTCCATGCATGCCAACCGAAGTACAGGTAATTGCAGGCTTGCTCCTGCCTATCTCGAGGCGGTTGCTGCGTCCGGCGGTTATGGCTTGGTTTCTGCGAAATAGCACGCACGGCTGGCTTCCGCAGGGTCTCCACGACTGGTTTGCTTGAACGGGTCATGCTTCTTTTTGTAGTAGACTTGCGAACCTGCTGGGGCGTAGCGTAACGCCGTAACCCACATAAGAAAATGGATAAGCGTGGTGGCCGGAAGTTCATGTATGAACACAAGCACGTCAAGGTGGCTGATGATGATAATAGTTAGACtgtctttatcaaaaaaaaaaataattagactGTCAGGAGTCCGGTGGCGTCGGCTTCTCGCTATTTTATTGTTCTGTGATGATATGATCCTGGACGGTGTCACGTGTGGGCCCCGAATGTCAGGTCTCATGATGCTATGCACAAAGAGTGTGACCGCAACGGATCCAAGACAAGGGGCAAGTTTGAATCAACCTAGCCAGTATGAACCGTCGAACCGATGAGGCTGCATGGTGGCGCGCGTCTTCTGAACATAATCCCCAGGAAATTTCGTTCCAAAGGCTATATTCGATTTGGGATTTTGCTTATGGTTCATCGTCAATTTCAACATATTTGCCATGTATGACGTGCTTGGTCTCGCCCACACGAATTGAAGAGAGCCGGTCTTTGGAGGGAGCACAAGGATCCTTTGCTAGTGGTTAGTAATTGCGCGCTTTCTTTTACAAGAAGAAGCTGAAGTTGCTGAAAACGGCAACAGAAGAAGTCCTCTCTCATCCTCGCTGGCTTGCCCATCACTGTTTCTTGAGAGAATTTCCTATTTGACACTCATATAATGAGTGGTTCCTTTCTTGGTcctcaaattttttttattccttaTTTGATACTAACTTGAACTTCGGTTCATCATTTGACACTCTCATCGTTAACAGTAACATGTGGATACTTCCACCCTATTTTACTAAACAAAATAACATCCAAATCACCTCAAAATTCATGAAACCTTTTGTAGTGATATAAAAGATAGAGATGAACTCATTTTATACAAAAacacatatatatcatttaaaattttaaaactaAAATTCACCCAAATTCGCTAATTTTAAAGATTATGTGAATTTTTAGAGCataaaaatactttccaaaaattactTAAAAATACCCAATATTCTAATTGCACatttatgcaatttataaaattattatatttcacaagtcgcaaataaaatttttaagttatttaaaaaaatatttttttgttaaataTATTAATGTCTATATATGTAAATTATTATGTATAAATTACTTCATCATGTGTTAGGAATATTGGTTATTTGTacataatttttggaaagtatttttatGCTCTAAAATTAACATAATCTTTAAAAGTAGCttattttggtgaattttagttttaatattttaaatgatatatatgtgtTTTTGTGCAAAATAAGTTTTTCTCTATATTTTATATCTCTACAAAAGGTTTCATGAATTTTAGAGGTGATTTGGATGTCATTTTATTTAGTAAAATAGGGTAGAAGTATCCACGGTTACTGTTCACCTGAGTTAAAATGAACGGGAGTGTCAAATGAGGAACTAAAGTTGAAGTCAGTATcaaataagaaggaaaaaaatttgaGGGTCAAGAACCACTCATTATACGAGTGTCAAATAGTGaattctctctattttttttcgaaGAGGTTGCTCGGCTCATCATACTGCATGGCCCAAAATGAAATGTCATTTGCTGCCGGCCTACTACATGGCCCAATGTCTTTCGTTCGTTTCGCTGGCCGGGTTCTCTCAAAACATCCACACCACATACGGCAGGCTGGATCGATCGGTCACACACCTGGCCCTGGGCCAATTTGGGCCTAGATTTATTGTCTGTTTGTTCGGATGCACGCGGATATTTTTGTGTCCCCCTTCAAAAAAAACATGGATATTTTTGTTCGTCGAGGCGAGTAATGTTATGAGGCTCCTATCTTCTGAAAGATTTATCTTTCAATTTTATATAGCTCATAAACAATATTTTTTAACATCTATCAATATTTGTTGGCAatcatcaatatttttttaaaatatctgACTTAATTATTGTCAACATTTCTTGACATTGACCAACATTTTTATAcataccaacatttttttaatttttttacattcatCAACATTATTACTAAACATTGTTTTACatgcaccaacttttttttcacttaccaacatttttttgcactcaccaatatttttttatcaacatttttttacatcCACCAACTTTTTTACGTAAAAAATATTGAGAtagttcatctaaaatgttgagatagtttgTCGGACCGTTGTGGGGTAGTTATTGGGCTACTGTTGAGTTATACATACTTAGTTATCTAAAGATGGATAGTATTTCCGAGATTTTATTCTCTACATGGATGATAGATCCATACTAGACTTGAGCAAAATAGACCCAACCCGACGATGAGATTGGGCGCGACATTGATTTTCGCGATCTGAAAAAATGGGCGGGCTCAAATAATTAAATGAATTACATTTACACTAAAAAAAGATGGGCAGCCCGGTCTGAGCCCAGTCAAATTGGACCCGATTTTGTTGGCCTGGTTAAGTTAATGGACGAGTTTGGCACAAACTCTATAACCAAACTTGACAAGTGGGTTAGCT
This window encodes:
- the LOC101764903 gene encoding calcium-binding protein PBP1, with product MISRDNSSTGSDKGSSLQFQDFLPVMARKLGVDGLIQELCKGFQLLMEPSTGKITFHSLKRNAPMLGLGELRDDELLEMMREGDLDGDGALDQMEFCILMVRLSPELMEEEAHRAFDFEH